From the genome of Salvia splendens isolate huo1 chromosome 7, SspV2, whole genome shotgun sequence:
gtagatgtcaaagtcaaacatgactcaactactaaagcttggtgcatacctgtagccttgccccttttaggacagtctggcttccaatgccccttttctccgcacttaaaacacttccccgagggcttcttgtttgcccttttcttcttctttcccttagccattttgcccgattctgagttcggtgccttcctttttcctttgctaggcttgaagccagaggaacaaggtgccgaagtcatcatggcagccttagcctggaccataaggtcctctgctgactgaagttcagtcaatagttctgccaaggtgtaattccttttgttcatctcaaagttgagcttgaactgctggaagctagggggaagactttgaaggatgattgttctctcacagacgagccctccttcattgtcttcgacatgatactccgaaaggcttgaaacttagccgttcgattcagagtaccaaaaagattcttgagattctgcataatttcagtggcagtttccatggcagaatgctgatgcttgagtactgaagacatagatgccaacatgtagcacttagccatctcattcgccttatgccactttCTATGTGCATCTCTGTGTCCTACCACAGCGTTAGCCGCCGGTACTGGAGGTCGCagggttgtgagcacaaagttgtactcttcagctgtaagaacgatgtccaaattttgtttccattctatgtaattttggccatcgagtttgttttctttgagaattgcagaaagaggattgaacgacattgtGACGATTTGAATTGCACTGCAAAatagagtattttactatttgtcataaacttatgtaagaaatttgattagattaaccataaaacttttcaaaatcttacaactgtaaaattaaaattttgtaccctccagaggaagtcaatacgcattaaaatcttacaatattACTGGtaacaacaccgacgaatagtcaagagaccacagagtggcatggccgcctaatgttgcctaagcaagaccactgaatttagcattacagaatctcatttctacaacacactcccataacaatgcttatgtgctgctaacaagaccaagctatctcataaatcatgtgtgaacttctgaatctcgtagtttcttaggattattgtccccacagagcaggtggcgataatattggaaaccacattctagttcataccatttatatttgagaagtccgccatatgaacttgctatttcttaggattattgttcccacagtgcaggtggcgttaatattagaaaaagacttcataaattgcagaccaattggtggagaccatatacaaacgttgagttcgtaattatagcttagatatttgggttatgggttttctttaattatccttagccttagggcagagaaatgcttgattaaattctgttggtatttaatttgctggataattaaatcttttattaattggtatcttcctttaggaaattattgttctagaatataattcttattcatgtctactataagatatgtctaaaataaattatttaattcttaataagacatgaaaaattaaattcaaattaattccattattcaagattaggaagagatattttattatttaatgtattcatacatatctatcctttttaggatcttagatatataaatattaggaaactataaattattctcatctatatcatctagaaatcaaaataatattatttatttccatagatatcgaaaataataaaaatattcctaaagtctagataaatattaggaaactattaaattattctcatctatatcatctaggaattagaataatattatttatttttatagatatagaaaataataaaaatattcctaaaatctaggcaaatcttccaaaaagattttatttctattaaataataatattttagtgatatcttttaataaaagaattaaataatcattaaaataatccttcatcgttatctcatcgtacgaggttcgcacgaacgatgaacgacgaagacccgacgagttcgtcgtcgaaTCACGATGCACGtagcgtctcggccaccggcgcggaggtggcgcgccagcgtctcggcccgtCGAGCCATCGGGTGTCAccgcgtctcggccagcggtgAGCGCCCGTCGGGTGCCGATGCGTCTCGGCCAGCTGCGAGCGCCCGTTGCCGACGCTTCTCAGCCGTCTCGGCACGTCGGGTATCGCGGTcctcggccagcagcgcgcaCGACGGTGGCGCTGCTCTCGGCTAGTTGCTGTCGCCCGTCTCGGCCTATCTGAGCGACGATGCTCCCATCCCAGCGGCACACGGCGTGCGACTCGGCGCGTCCGTCTCGGCCAGTGGCTCAGGACTCCGTCTCgaaccttccgcctagggtttgaGTTCCCTCGCGTCTCGGTGTTTCGGCCGGTTCTCGGTCGAACCGCCGTACCACGCAAGCATCCATGTCGATTTTGACGAGGGTGCGTCTGGGGCGTGCGATCTCGACCTGCGACGCGCACGTGCCCTCGCTCGTCCACGCGTCGCCACGTGATCGTGATTCCCTTGCTCCCACTGTCCCGACATCCCTATCTCTATCGCGCatggtgcgatccgtctcggcgcgagcGCCGATAGattgcacgtctcgtacgatcgagcaattcaagttatttgattcgatagttcttgagttcatcatgcatattAAGTTAAACAAAActccaagaacatgcttcgcaatcaaattggacatgcatacatgaatttcgtgaaatttaaatccaaataattagagccaaagactggctctgataccaattgaaagggttggcagcggaagcatgcaGTAATTTactgatcacataaatttgatctgtttagcagattatttagataaattctattcgcgtaattatcacatgtatcatgctcataacttgaattaaaacatgattTAGCATATAagatccctaaaacatgcttactgcggaagtagccaatttaccttgttgattcaatcaagaatcgatgatggcttgcgtcttctccacgtgaagatcttcactACTccacgctgatatttgtgtgggaaaatctcaccaacgtactaggacttgaataacgaagacagaactcagcttacggaggaggcaaaatttcgaactctctttttctctgagggggacgaaaattctcaacaaaaattattgttttttctgtctcctttattctcctatttatattaagtcacatattgggcccagacaGGGAtataaggaagaatttggaacagacgtcacccaattagctttttactaattaaattgaacccataattttgtataagcttatattggaatattacaagcagccactacagaaataatattgcactgccttccaaatccgaaattacaagtattccgggtttcctttaattgcatttaatttatttcccgcgcttaagatagaaacatccattaattaattattatttgctatggacttaattaattaacatattttaatctccaagagtggactgagcaagaaactcttatttattatttatagagtaattaaactccaactagctaggttccgaataataaaagcttgtttcgagctcctcttgtggatgttatcaaacgagactctcctcgcgcacgattcaacgtaatagcaatcctagcaccgctagataatgatcgccactacccaatataactagatcgttgggtgacgaaaaacccgcacctttggtaagtcaaagtagtagatactcaatatcgtatgctcaacgctaacgtacattgattatgatattaattatcaagacctcgtctttcagtagatagcataaagactcgtcttggtGTTAGATCCATTcggtgttataccacaccaacgtcatcttatttcaataaggcttagaaataatcggactgacattgcaacctttcacgataggtagtctaggcctatctaggttgtgaaattcttatttttctttgtttagaactgaccgtgttaccttaaattggacgacgcccacaaccggtctactaaaacaaagacttagacattgttacgtttgcttatacatttaaatatgcaataaacaaccattaaatgtaaaacataacaacattatgataaaaaataatctgttgcatttattggaaaataacaattagagttttacagtatccaatcactcgaaagatgatttctagtatacaaaaccctaacattaTTCACACTAAAAAACTTTATCTTTTACTCATACGAAACAGTTGCTTCATAGGTACGAAGCACTCCACGATTTACCGGGAAGCTAGACAACATTGATTGCATACAATGACAACGGAATATTACCCCATTTCATAGAGGGGGCATACACGAGAGGCTACAAAGGTGTGCACCTGATGATTGTGCAAGAGACGGTCgtcgactaccgcctatggatttgacatttGTTTTTCGAGATCCTCAGATCGAACAATGATTTTAACGTGCTCAACCAACCAAAACCGGTGAAGTTGGTAAATTTATACTAgtaaatttatttgtataatattgacaataattttagaattttttaaatttaggtGTTTCTCTCAGTTATTGTTCTTTTACGAACCTCGCCGATTAATTAAAACATGACTTGTATGTGTGTAAATatcttatactcccttcgtcctataaaaatatggacaattGATATGACACGAGAactaagataaaattggtaaaataagagaggggAGGAGAagggtagttaaagtagtgttagtgaataTGAGACTCACATTATTAGTACTACCTCCGTGCCACTTAAaatgacacgttttcctttttagtttgtcccaactaggatgacacatttcctcttttggaaactttctctttccaattaatacacccaaccactttttctcactcctattaaaatattcatctttctttctctctctattttaatacttacacccacccttttctttattcaattaaacactttaaccaataactcctaaaatctcgtgccggccaagaaatgtgtcatcttagccgggacagagggagtagtgtttaatggtggtataagttgtaaataagttgatgtatacGGGTAAAAATTAGGATAACTTTCCAGAAAttgaatgcacatatttttgtgaaaaggacgaaaatgaaaagtgcacatatttttatgggacggagataGTACTGTAACTTAGACGTAGTTGTCGCGGGACGCGAGAGCTATttgaatattattatactactcccttcgttcgCCATTACTTGTCACTGGTTTTAGTTTTTGGTCTGGGTTCACCAATAGTTGCAACATTTACTTTTTTCTACTTTGGTAatagatctcacattccactaacttttttcagtCACATTTATTactttaaaactaatataaaaaaaagtaggaCACACAACATGTTAACTTTTTTTACCcattttttcttcacatttcttaaaacccgaaCTAGGTCAATTAGTGACAACTAATGGCGAACAGagagaatttttattttattaagtcGTTCCTTCCTCCTACTCAAGATGTCcacgttttctttttattttgttccactaatgatgtccactttctatatttagaaataaaacACTCTCTTCTCTTTCCTCATTAAAGATGCCCACCTTCTATATTTAcatctttaatgggacaaaTTAATTTCATCCATCTATTTTGTAATTCTGGATCCACCACTAATTTAATGACATTTGTTAGTGTCATGGTTCTTAGAAAGTTATACTACTAGTGGAACATTTTGCGCTTTAGTGATAgttgtattaattaatttttgtgtaAAGTATGTACATGTAGAGATGTTGGGAATTTATATTTGatgaaaaatactccctccctctAAAGAAATTGACATATTTAAAGGATGGAATGTAATTTTAAGAGATACTCccccgtctcataaaaataaagacatttttattttcgtttgtcccataaaaatattttatttccatttataAAAAGTTCTCCCAAACTCATTATTACAtgcatatatcaatttatttacaacttataccttTAGGTCTGAACCTCGGTTTCTTTTGTCAGTTGTCCTTCTCTTCTTATAGTTGAGAATTGCTCAAGTTAGACCATCAACTGATCCAGTTGGCCAATGTGTGCCCTCTTACCTGCGAATATTGGTGAGTGGCAGTGGAAACTCAACTGATCAACTTAACCTAATCCGACTTGAGTGAGATGAATGGAGGAGCTCAAAAGCGTTTCAAAACGTTaaccacaatactattaactagtatagggaagtaaggatcgatctcACTTAGTCGATGAGTTTTACATTTGTTGCGGGCACGAATGGGAATGGTTACGGCCACGCTTTCCAGTAGGTTAAGTTGAACTACTTGATCTAATGAACTGGGAGACAGCACTAACTAAACTGATCCGCTTACTAAACGGGATTaaaactacttgatcaactcatactAAAATTTCCCGAAATAGCCAAACAGAATAAAAGTGAACGACTGTCAGTCTCCTGCAAAACGTACGATAGAGAAaacttttctaacaacttcatcttcctcacaaaatcaacatgaaaaacagAGCAAAATCAAATCTGAACATTTCTGAACAACAAAATTATCAAAACAGCTCGTAaacttaaatctactcctaaaatCTAAATTGCACCTACATAAATAAGAATTTAAACCATGATCATGCGGAAATCACAAATCAACTATAAGATCTAAACACACCTTTATCCATAATTTTCTTTGCAATCAAGCAGAAATCAAAAGTAAAACTCAGATCCAGTAGATTAAACAATAGCAAAAACACTAAGCTCAAacatgaaacataaatcaacactcaAAAGTTGACTCATAAATTGTATGCATAGTAAACAGAACATTTAAGCATGAGCAAAATCATAAAACCTAATTTTACTGAATTAAGGACATCCATAGTCTGCAACATCAAACGTAAACTGAAAATAGACgaaacaaaaatagaaattgtttcatcgcccCTTCTCAAAGCGGAATTACAGAACAAATTGCTAAGAGGTGacaaaaaccaacaccaaacaactaagaaactaaactaagataGGAACCAAGTGTGTATGCAACGGAATATAGGAGTTTGGAGTGTTGGGAGCCTccatttcagccctagaagagagctgaaatcTACTGAGTGTCAAGAACTGGAAGCtgcctccttcctccttctctatttcATTTATATgaaggcgtgaggtcttgatcccTAGGGCAACTGTCCTTCGAAAAGTCTTTCTTACCCTTCACCCGTGGGGATTTTGCTTGTGTGACGCTCAATCTTCTAATCGGGTGCTCCCTGCTGCATGTCATGTAGTCTGACTTGATCCGTTTGTGCAGCAAATTTGACTCCTTCTCCTTGATTCGTTCGTCCGCCCAGTTGATCAGTTCATTATTTAAATATGGCGGAATTTCACACACACCTGACTCAAAATTGGACGTTAGATTGCAGTATTAGACGTAGTTTTATcacagaacacatgcatgaaacgaacCTCATCAAGGTCCCACcataaacactaataataatgtagaTTCTACTATGcactaatattattttaattatctttcTCCTCAtccctcttattttatcaataataCATTTATTCTCGTGCCTTCCCAAATATCCTTATTTATTGGGATAAATGGAGTATTGTTTATTAGATTAAATACAAATTGAAAATGtaattgaatatatttttagataatattaataaagtaattaaaataatattaataaaaagagAGAAATTGTCATTAATAGATATCTTAATGACAATTTACTATTTtgcaaaaaaggaaatataattttttctatAATAGATAAAAAGAAAGTGCGATATTTATTATAGTAGAAAAGAGTGAGCATAAATCTAGAATCCGTCAAATTACAGAGATATAAAGAGCTTGAAGTAATTAATGCAATACACCATCTATGAATTAGGATTTAGGAGTGTGATATATCCCGTTGAccatttatttacaatttttttgtataattCAAGGCAATATAATGGCAATCTGAACATATAAAGTgaaatactcctataaatagCGGTTAATTGGTTTTCATTTTCGTAACAGAGCAGAAGTTATATTATTCATTTGCTAgctaattacacaaaaacaatTTCTTGATATAGATACACAATGGCATCAATTTCAGTTGCGTTATCCACCCTGGCCGTCATCATGAATTTCATGTGCATCGTCCTTGCCTTCGACACTAGTCCTCTTCAAGATTTCTGCGTTGCAGACTCTACTGGCAAAGGTAACattatattactcccttcgtcccttaaATACTATCTCCGTCTCTGAAAAGTATAAACATTTTGTCCTACACATGTATCATAATTGACAAAGTAAGAAAGTCGTAGAacgaaaaagtaattaaagtattgttagtggataatgagtcCCGCCTCATTAGAgacaaaaaaaatttccaaaattagaacgttcatatttttcagagacggacggactaaaaaagaaattgttcatacttttcaggtaCACAGGGAGTATAGTTTCAAGAAATTTAATGGAatgtgggtcatacttttaaatatttgttttataataaaatgtgagtgagaatgagttagtggaatgtggggtccactttcaaaaatggtaaacaaaaaaaatgaaatgtgacaaattttgtggacggacgaaaatggaaatatgtgacaaattttcaggaacGAAAGGAGtacaattttattataattcaaATGGTTGACATATATGGTTATCTATATACATATAGCTGCATGCAAGGACCCAATCACCGTTACCCCTGACCACTTCTTCATGAGCGGCTTGCATCTGCCTGGAAACAATTCGAATCGCGGTATGGCGCAGCCGCGGTAGTTGTATCTGCAAGCACCCTGTCCGAGCTCAATGGTCTTGGTATGACATTCATGCACATAGATCTGGCCGCTAACGGCTTCTTCctgttgagaaaaggggaagtatcaataagcattaaagaataatagagttccaagaatggagttccaagaagcattgaagatgtgcatgttTCAATAACAGTGTAGTTCtatgaatatacatttattgtaggatctcaaaggtcaccaacatccctataaatatatgggtgttgagtaccatttcatcattcaatcaaatacaattatcttctcccattgctttcttctctaaatatgttgtctataccatttaacatggtatcagagcaggtttggactcagataaggtatcatcatcgtccttgatacctttctcggccccttctcgtttttttttgtttttcctttttccgtTGTACCTGTAACCATAagccaaaatgtcaaatgacaactatatagtaaccgaaacctcagattcatctatggcagatgaatttgcccggcagtttgccaattttatgcgcaatagttttgcgatgAACCAACCAAATCCACCAGAAACAGTTGTCATGCCATTCAGAATCGACACGCAGCCCCTCCACATTGGTGGGAACAAGTTAAATGGAGAAAATTACGCCCTTTGGTCCGTATTGATAAAGACGGCAATAAGTGGTCGGGGAATGCTCTCTCACGTCACCGGAGTGCCTCCTTCCCCACCTCGAACCGATCCAGCCTTCACACAGTGGCAACAAGCCGATCACTGTGTGATCACTTGGTTAATACAAAACATCGAGCCTCGACTGGTTAGTCGAGTTTCACAACATCCGACGGCGAAGCATATCTGGGATGTGTTTGCCGTCACATATGGGAGTGGAAGAGATAAAATCCGGGTATATGACCTTCAGTTCAAAGCAACCACACTAAGACAAGCAATCAGTTCattagaagaaatatggagccggttgggagagatctggatttcaattgatcaaaaaCAGACGAACCCAATGATATGTCCAGAGGATATGGAGATTCATAACAAATTCATACAAGATCAGAGAGTATGTCAGTTTCTATATGCAATTGatagcaaatatgaaacaaccaagagggagatactgaaaatggacctgcttccctccgtcgactatgcgtacaacctgattcagcaggaggagacacgactccgagtgttacaactgGCAAACACCGGCGGAGCAGCTGCCACGGATGGAATCGGAACCGGCCTCGCCATCCGAGGGTGGCAGAACCCTACCGGCAGCTCTCGGGGTGGCGGTCGCGGCAGCAACGGTGGTGGTCGCGGCAGCCACGGTGGTGGTCGCGGCGGCGGCAATGGCAGAAATCAGCaaagtgatgaagaagacaagtcaaaattggtgtgttcctactgcaaacggaaaagacacacaaaagattcatgctttgaactaattgggtatccagattggtgggaagagaagCACGGCAAGCCGCCGCAACCGCAAACACCCTGGAACGGTGGCGGGCACGCCGTCGCAGCAGTTGGAGGTGACGGTGGCAACGCCGTGCAGGGGGTCGCGCAAACCGCCGGTGCTGTCCAGCCAGGAGGAAGGACCGGAAATGAAGCTGTTCAGCCGGTGAACACAACCGGGGCAGCAAACTTCGTCACCGGTGGAAGTGGGAGTGTTATTCGTGATTGGAGTGAAGAATTGATGAGGGAAGAGGCGGCGCCCGATTCAggtagattagggttagggggctcttttattggaagcccccaaatctttgggaaattgcaggttttaccccaccaaaattctcagtcacaattagcccccaaatctcctgaaaattccataatttcccaaactacttgccaaaatcgatttcagcctctcgagaagcttgaagttgtgtgtgcagtatctaatagccatgagaaaaatgataaatggatttttgactgtggggcaaccgatagcataacatatgatgcctcagaccttaccaaccttcagaaacctctaaaatctcatatccaaactgccaatggggaatttacagtggttgagggggctggaac
Proteins encoded in this window:
- the LOC121810583 gene encoding uncharacterized protein LOC121810583; this encodes MASISVALSTLAVIMNFMCIVLAFDTSPLQDFCVADSTGKDWWEEKHGKPPQPQTPWNGGGHAVAAVGGDGGNAVQGVAQTAGAVQPGGRTGNEAVQPVNTTGAANFVTGGSGSVIRDWSEELMREEAAPDSDNCLANTVSAEENSIETEEMEIEEVEVEGVDPDTGRYILPPRSNRGVPPKRYTPERIDRKKRKILKKGDVFVVPVGLVHNVQNLANGHTVAMVAFNSQNHGINNFPNGIFSAEPAIDSVYLSKCVFEISTSA